A segment of the Streptomyces sp. NBC_00376 genome:
GTGGGGGCGGGACGACTTCGAGTACGCGTATTCGGACCGTGAGCGCGACGCCCTGGTCGAGCTGGGCAAGCAGAACGGCAAGCGGATCAAGGAAGACTCGATCCAGCGCTTCAAGGGTCTCGGCGAGATGAACGCCGAGGAGCTGCGCGTCACCACGATGGATGTCGACCACCGGGTCCTCGGTCAGGTCACGCTGGACGACGCGGCGCAGGCCGACGACCTCTTCTCGGTGCTGATGGGCGAGGACGTCGAGGCGCGGCGCTCGTTCATCCAGCGCAACGCCAAGGACGTCCGCTTCCTCGACATCTGAGTCGGCCGTACCAGCAAGACGCCGCCCGAAAGGACTTTGACCAGCAATGGCCGACGAGAACACCCCTGTGACACCCGAAGAGGAGTCCGCCGCCGCGGTGGGCATGCGTGTCGAGCCCGTGGGGCTCGAGACGGAGATGCAGCGCTCCTACCTCGACTACGCGATGTCCGTCATCGTCTCGCGTGCGCTGCCGGACGTACGGGACGGTCTCAAGCCCGTCCACCGCCGGGTGCTGTACGCGATGTACGACGGCGGCTACCGGCCCGAGAAGGGCTTCTACAAGTGCGCCCGTGTCGTCGGTGACGTCATGGGTACGTACCACCCGCACGGTGACTCGTCGATCTACGACGCCCTGGTGCGTCTGGCGCAGCCGTGGTCGATGCGCATGCCGCTGGTGGACTCCAACGGCAACTTCGGTTCCCCGGGCAACGACCCGGCCGCCGCCATGCGGTACACCGAGTGCAAGATGATGCCGCTGTCCATGGAGATGGTCCGGGACATCGACGAGGAGACCGTCGACTTCCAGGACAACTACGACGGCCGCAACCAGGAGCCGACGGTCCTGCCGGCGCGCTTCCCGAACCTGCTGGTCAACGGTTCGGCGGGGATCGCGGTCGGCATGGCGACCAACATCCCGCCGCACAACCTGCGCGAGGTCGCCGCCGGTGCGCAGTGGTACCTGGAGCACCCGGAGGCCTCGCAGGAGGAACTCCTGGAGGCGCTGATCGAGCGGATCAAGGGCCCGGACTTCCCGACCGGCGCGCTCGTCGTGGGCCGCAAGGGCATCGAGGAGGCGTACCGCACCGGCCGCGGCTCGATCACGATGCGCGCGGTCGTCGCGGTCGAGGAGATCCAGAACCGGCAGTGCCTGGTCGTCACGGAGCTTCCGTACCAGACCAACCCCGACAACCTGGCCCAGAAGATCGCCGACCTGGTGAAGGACGGCAAGATCGGCGGGATCGCGGACGTCCGTGACGAGACCTCGTCGCGCACCGGTCAGCGCCTGGTCGTCGTGCTGAAGCGGGACGCGGTCGCCAAGGTCGTGCTGAACAACCTGTACAAGCACACCGACCTCCAGACCAACTTCGGCGCCAACATGCTGGCGCTGGTCGACGGGGTGCCGCGCACCCTCTCGATCGACGCGTTCATCCGGCACTGGGTGACGCACCAGATCGAGGTCATCGTCCGGCGTACGAAGTTCCGGCTGCGCAAGGCGGAGGAGCGGGCCCACATCCTGCGCGGCCTGCTCAAGGCGCTGGACGCGATCGACGAGGTCATTGCGCTCATCCGGCGCAGCCAGACGGTCGAGGTGGCGCGCGAGGGCCTGATGGGCCTGCTGGAGATCGACGAGATCCAGGCGAACGCGATCCTGGAGATGCAGCTGCGCCGGCTGGCCGCGCTGGAGCACCAGAAGATCACGGCCGAGCACGACGAGCTCCAGGCGAAGATCAACGAGTACAACGCGATCCTGGTGTCGCCGGAGCGGCAGCGGAAGATCGTCAGCGAGGAGCTGGCGGCGATCGTCGAGAAGTTCGGCGACGACCGGCGTTCCAAGCTGGTGCCCTTCGACGGTGACATGTCCATCGAGGACCTGATCGCCGAGGAGGACATCGTCGTCACGATCTCGCGCGGCGGCTATGTGAAGCGCACCAAGACGGACGACTACCGCTCGCAGAAGCGCGGCGGCAAGGGCGTGCGCGGCACGAAGCTCAAGGAAGACGACATCGTCGACCACTTCTTCGTGTCGACGACCCACCACTGGCTGCTGTTCTTCACGAACAAGGGCCGGGTGTACCGGGCGAAGGCGTACGAGCTCCCGGACGCCGGCCGCGACGCCCGCGGTCAGCACGTGGCCAACCTGCTGGCCTTCCAGCCGGACGAGCGGATCGCCCAGATCCTGGCGATCCGCGACTACGAGGCCGCGCCCTATCTGATCCTGGCCACGAAGGGCGGTCTGGTGAAGAAGACCGCGCTGAAGGACTACGACTCGCCGCGTTCCGGTGGTGTCATCGCGATCAACCTGCGCGAGATGGCGGATGGCGCCGAAGGCACCGCTGACGAACTGATCGGTGCGGAGCTGGTCTCGGCCGAGGACGATCTGCTGCTCATCAGCAAGAAGGCCCAGTCGATCAGGTTCACCGCGACGGACGACGCGCTGCGCCCGATGGGCCGTGCGACCTCGGGCGTCAAGGGCATGAGCTTCCGCGAGGGCGACGAACTGCTCTCGATGAATGTTGTCCGGCCGGGTACGTTCGTGTTCACTGCCACCGACGGCGGGTACGCGAAGCGGACCCCCGTCGACGAGTACCGGGTTCAGGGCCGTGGCGGTCTGGGCATCAAGGCTGCCAAGATCGTCGAGGACCGGGGCTCGCTGGTCGGCGCGCTGGTGGTCGAGGAGACGGACGAGATCCTCGCCATCACGCTCGGCGGTGGTGTGATTCGTACGCGAGTCAATGAAGTCAGGGAGACGGGCCGTGACACCATGGGCGTCCAACTGATCAATCTGGGCAAGCGCGATGCCGTCGTCGGTATTGCCCGTAACGCCGAAGCCGGTCGTGAGGCCGAAGAAGTCGAGGGGTCCGAGGACTCCGAGGCCGCGACGGCGGAGGGTGCCGAGAGCACGGTCGAGGGCAATGTCGAAGGCACGTCGCCTTCGGCCGGGGAGCACGAGGAGTAGAGCGTGAGTGGAGCCACGGGCGCCGGTTCGGCCGCTTCCGGAGCAGGAGCGAACGGTGCCCGTGGCCCTGCCACGGACTCCCAAGGGGGCATTGTGACGGATACCCGGGGGCCTCAGCCCCAGTACGAGGGCTATGCGACCGGGCCGTTGCCGGGTGAGCGCGAGCCCGCGCCGGGGCAGGCGAGTGGGCCGTACCACCCGCCGCAGGCGTACCCCTCGCCCGCGGGCGGGACCCAGGGCGGCCGGCCGCACGGCACGCAGGGCGGTGCGCAGGCCGCCGCTCAGGCGGCCCGGCGGCCGCGGACGGGGGCGCGGACGACTCCGCGTACCCGCAAGGCGCGGCTGCGGGTGGCCAAGGCCGATCCGTGGTCGGTGATGAAGGTCAGCTTCCTGCTCTCCATCGCGCTCGGCATCTGCACGGTGGTGGCGTCCGCGGTGCTGTGGATGGTGATGGACGCGATGGGCGTCTTCTCCACCGTGGGCGGCACGATCAGCGAGGCCAGCGGTTCGAACGAGGGCAACGGTTTCGATCTCCAGTCGTTCCTGTCGCTGCCGAGGGTCCTCATCTTCACCTCGGTCATCGCGGTGATCGACGTCGTCCTGGCGACCGCCCTGGCGACGCTGGGCTCCTTCATCTACAACTTGTCGGCGGGATTCGTGGGCGGTATCGAGCTCACGCTGGCCGAGGACGAGTAGAGCGCCGGGTATCGATTTTGGGACTGGCCCCGACGTGCGCTAATCTTCAGAAGTCAGCGCAGCAGCGCGGCGGGGCTATAGCTCAGTTGGTTAGAGCGCATCCCTGATAAGGATGAGGCCACAGGTTCAAATCCTGTTAGCCCCACAGTTACGAAGGCCCCTCACCGGTATCGGTGAGGGGCCTTCGGCGTTGCGGCTGAATTGCGGCGGCTGTGGGTCTGTGGTTGTGCGGCGTTTGTGGCTGACGGGCATGGCGGTCGTCGGGATCGGGGTCCGTGCGACCGAGCGCAAGGCCGAGCAGCCGAGCAGTTGCTGCCATTGCTTCGAGCGGACCGCGGTCGTGCATCTGATCCGCCGCCATGTGCCGCAGGCCGCCCCCGTGTTCGTCACCGGCCACCGGAGCCGGCTCCGGCTCCGGCTCCGGCTCCGGTGGCCGGGAAGGCCGCTGGAAGGCACGGAGAAGCCCCCGTCCGGTGTGAACCGGCCCGGGGGCTCTGTACGTCAGCGGAGCGGCTCTCAGGGCGGCAGCAGGGACGTGTCCCCCGCCGGGGCGCCGTGGGCGGTGCGGGCGACGTTCCTGGTCTCCGTGGCGCCCGTGGCGTCGACGGACATATGTCGGGCGGCGGGCGAGGAGCCGTGTGCCTCGGCGCGGATGCGCTGCTTCATCGTGGGTGGCAGCGCCCTGTCACGCGGAAGGGTCCATCGCACCGACGGGGTGGTCGCGGTTGCCGCGGTCGCACCCGTGTGCTCCTGGTTCGTGGTGGTCGGCTCCGGGGCGCTCTGCTCCGTGGCCGCCGCCGGGGTGCTCATGAATCCCAGTGCGGCGAGCAGTGCGAAGAGGGCGGTGACGAAGGCGGTCCAGATGTTCTTGGGCTTGACGGTGCTCATGGCCCCTCGCTTTCGGGTGGTCCGGTTTGCTTACCTTTCCGATGATGTGGATCTGGCTCGCGATTTCACGGACCGACGCCACCGATGCGCCGATCTTCGGATGAACACCACTCGTATGGTTCAACCGGAGTTGACGGGCTTATGCGGAGGCTGTGGATCGCGCTGCGGACCGGGCTGCGGACCCGGTCGTGGAACAGGGTCGGATCCTCCGGGCGGAGCGGCCCTCGGATGGTCGCTCTTCCCCGGGCGCCAGTTGGGTTGCGGGCAGGTCACCGGTTGATATCGGCCGGTGTGTATAGTCGGGCGGCAGAAGTCCCCTACGTCAAGGAAAGACGAGGTCGCGCGGTGAAGAAGCTTCTCCTGGTCGCACTGGCCGCCATCGGCGGGCTCCTCGTGTACCGCCAGATCCAGGCGGATCGCGCCGAGCAGGATCTGTGGACGGAGGCGACTGACTCCGTGCCCGCAGGTTCGGGTGTGTGAGACAGAACAGCCTGATTGCGGGCCCCGGTCGCTGAGCGGCCGGGGCTTCGTGCTGTTGCGGGACCGTGACACCTGTGCTCTTGAGTTCACCCGAGCAAATCAATACGTTGCGTGAGCAAAAAATCGGGTGGGTCGAGGGGGCACGGGTGAAGGCACGGGGACACCGTCGTACCGCAGTCGCGGGGGCATGGACCGGCGGGGTGCTGCTCGCCCTGGTGGCGGGCGCGACGCCGGCCGTGGCGGCGCCCCCGGGCGGTGCGCCCGCCGGGCCCGAGCCGTCCGGAGCCGGCGGGAACGGCAGCCTGGTCATGGTCCTCGACTCGTCCGGCTCCATGGCCGACGACGACGGTACGGGGCGTTCCCGGATGGAGAGCGCCCGTACGGCCGTCGGGACCGTCGTAGACGGGCTTCCCGACGGGTATCCGACCGGACTGCGGGTGTACGGCGCCGACCGCGCCCGGGGCTGCATGGACACCAGGCTCGTGAAGCCGGTGCGCGGGCTCGACCGGGCGGCCCTGAAACAGGCCGTGGCGGCCGTGCGGCCCAGGGGCGACACCCCCATCGGTCTGTCGCTGCGGAAGGCCGCCGAGGACCTCCCGCGGCCCTCGGGCGGCGCCATCGGTACACGCACGATCCTGCTGGTCTCCGACGGCGAGGACAACTGCGGTGCGCCACGGCCCTGTGAGGTCGCAGAGCGGCTCGGCAAGGAGGGCGTGGCGTCGGGCTGCGGATCGACACCGTGGGCTTCCGGTGAAGGGCGCGGCCCGCGGACAGCTCGAATGCATCGCGGCGGCGGGCAACGGCCGCTACTACGACGCACCGGACGCCGATTCGCTGGCCAGGCAGCTCCAGCGGGCGTCGCAACTCTCCGTGGACGGCTACCGGTTCCGGGGCGAGCGGGTCACGGGCACGGCGGCGGGCGCGGGGGCGCCCGTGCTCGCGCCGGGGCAGTACCTCGACACCATCGGGCCGGGCGAGAAGCGGTACTACGCCGTCGACCTGGACGCCGCCTCGACGGCGGACTTCTCCGCGACGGTGGCGCCGCAGCCCGGGGCGGCCGTCGACACCTTCGACGCGATGCGTACCAGCATCGCGTACGGCACTGACAGTTCCTGTGGTTCGGAGACCGCGAACTTCTCCCAGAAGGAGGGTGCGACCCCGCTGACCTCGGCGATCGCCCGTATCCCCTCGGCGCGGGGCACGAGCCGCTGCGACCGGGAGGGACGGTACTGGTTGGTGGTCGAACGGGAGACCAAGAAGGGCTCCGACGCCGCGCGTTGGCCGCTCGAACTCGTATATGGGGTGGAGGAGCCCCTGAAGAAGGGCGTCACGCCCGCGCAGTCGCAGCCGGAGTACGGCAAGGGCGGCGAGGACGCCGTGCTGCCGTCCGGGGACCCGCGCGACGTACGGGGCGGCACCGGCTTCAACGATGCCGAGGAGATCGGCCGGGGTGTGTGGCGCGACCGCATCCTTCCGGCGCAGACCCTCTGGTACAAGGTCCCGGCCGGCTGGGGCCAGCAGGTGCGCTACGAAGTGGAGTTCGCGAACGAGCCCACGGTGGAGCGGGGCGGCTCCGCCACCTACTCGTACGGGGCGACGCGGCTGTTCACACCCGCTCGGTTCCCGCTCACCGGGGGCGGCGAGTTCAACCCGACGACCCTGTACAGCGGCCGCCCGGCGGCGATCGGGATGGGCGGTGTGCCGGTCGCCTGGACCAACCGCTACGAGAACGGCGCCCAGGTCCGGCCGGTGCACGCCGGAGGCGACTTCTACATCTCGGTGACGCTGGGGGCGCGGGCCGCGGACATCGCGTGGAACCCGCGGGTCGGTGTGGTGCTGCGGGTGTCGGTCCTCGGCGACGAGCTGGCCGGCCCCCAGCACAACGCTCCCGTCGCAGCGAAGAAGGCGGACAAGAAGGGCAATCCGATCAGCGCCGGAGACAGCGGCGGTACGGGCGGGGCAGGATGGACCGGCATTGCGGCCGCTGCCGGGGCGGGCGCCGTGGTGGTGGTGATCGCAGGGCTCGTGTTCGTACGCGGGCATCGCGGGCGGGCCGCACAGACGACGAGGGGAAGCGCGTGATGAGGCAGCGCAACAGGGGCCGGGTCGCGCTGGCCGCGGTCGCGGCGATGTGCGCGGCGGCGGCGCTGCCGGGGCAGGCGTACGCGGCCGGGGAGCCCGCCGCGTACACCTTCGCTCCCGGGGCGGAGAAGGTCGACGGTGCGGAGGCCAGCACCGATGCGTCGGCGCTTACGCCGGGATCGGTCTACCGGAGCTCGATCAAGCCCGGCCAGAAGCTCTACTACCGCCTGAACCTCGACGCGAAGACGAACGGGTACGTCTCGGCGGTGGCCGTGCCCAGGGGCGACGGCCGGGTCGCCTACGGGGACGGGATCACGGTCAGCATCCGAGACAGCACGGACCTGCAGTGCA
Coding sequences within it:
- the gyrA gene encoding DNA gyrase subunit A — its product is MADENTPVTPEEESAAAVGMRVEPVGLETEMQRSYLDYAMSVIVSRALPDVRDGLKPVHRRVLYAMYDGGYRPEKGFYKCARVVGDVMGTYHPHGDSSIYDALVRLAQPWSMRMPLVDSNGNFGSPGNDPAAAMRYTECKMMPLSMEMVRDIDEETVDFQDNYDGRNQEPTVLPARFPNLLVNGSAGIAVGMATNIPPHNLREVAAGAQWYLEHPEASQEELLEALIERIKGPDFPTGALVVGRKGIEEAYRTGRGSITMRAVVAVEEIQNRQCLVVTELPYQTNPDNLAQKIADLVKDGKIGGIADVRDETSSRTGQRLVVVLKRDAVAKVVLNNLYKHTDLQTNFGANMLALVDGVPRTLSIDAFIRHWVTHQIEVIVRRTKFRLRKAEERAHILRGLLKALDAIDEVIALIRRSQTVEVAREGLMGLLEIDEIQANAILEMQLRRLAALEHQKITAEHDELQAKINEYNAILVSPERQRKIVSEELAAIVEKFGDDRRSKLVPFDGDMSIEDLIAEEDIVVTISRGGYVKRTKTDDYRSQKRGGKGVRGTKLKEDDIVDHFFVSTTHHWLLFFTNKGRVYRAKAYELPDAGRDARGQHVANLLAFQPDERIAQILAIRDYEAAPYLILATKGGLVKKTALKDYDSPRSGGVIAINLREMADGAEGTADELIGAELVSAEDDLLLISKKAQSIRFTATDDALRPMGRATSGVKGMSFREGDELLSMNVVRPGTFVFTATDGGYAKRTPVDEYRVQGRGGLGIKAAKIVEDRGSLVGALVVEETDEILAITLGGGVIRTRVNEVRETGRDTMGVQLINLGKRDAVVGIARNAEAGREAEEVEGSEDSEAATAEGAESTVEGNVEGTSPSAGEHEE
- a CDS encoding DUF3566 domain-containing protein — encoded protein: MTDTRGPQPQYEGYATGPLPGEREPAPGQASGPYHPPQAYPSPAGGTQGGRPHGTQGGAQAAAQAARRPRTGARTTPRTRKARLRVAKADPWSVMKVSFLLSIALGICTVVASAVLWMVMDAMGVFSTVGGTISEASGSNEGNGFDLQSFLSLPRVLIFTSVIAVIDVVLATALATLGSFIYNLSAGFVGGIELTLAEDE
- a CDS encoding DUF6344 domain-containing protein; protein product: MSTVKPKNIWTAFVTALFALLAALGFMSTPAAATEQSAPEPTTTNQEHTGATAATATTPSVRWTLPRDRALPPTMKQRIRAEAHGSSPAARHMSVDATGATETRNVARTAHGAPAGDTSLLPP
- a CDS encoding DLW-39 family protein — its product is MKKLLLVALAAIGGLLVYRQIQADRAEQDLWTEATDSVPAGSGV